A genomic region of Cannabis sativa cultivar Pink pepper isolate KNU-18-1 chromosome 1, ASM2916894v1, whole genome shotgun sequence contains the following coding sequences:
- the LOC115707866 gene encoding uncharacterized protein LOC115707866 isoform X1 has protein sequence MAAAAVSFSLLPSSSLTFVSDRPHLVISSTTSLSSSSSSSSSSFLSHKSLISLHSKLYTRRVCGKRGFGSVITASGDYYATLGVPKSASGKEIKAAYRKLARQYHPDVNKQPGATEKFKEISTAYEVLSDDKKRALYDQYGEAGVKSTVGGGSSAYTTNPFDLFETFFGPSMGGFSGMDQGGFGTRRRSTVTKGQDIRYDITLEFSEAIFGAEKEFELSHLETCAACTGTGAKLGSKNRICSTCGGRGQVMRTEQTPFGMFSQVSVCPTCSGDGEVISEYCRKCSGEGRIREKKNIKVKIPPGVSTGSILRVAGEGDVGPKGGPPGDLFVYLDVAEIAGIQRDGINLNSTISISYLDAILGTVVKVKTVEGMTELQIPPGTQPGDTLVLSKKGAPKLNRPSIRGDHLFTIKVSIPNRISSKERELLEELALLKNTNTSRPRTRPQPRPASTKSTESQAESSEEKKEESGDQDDILQKLKDFAGSVANGALKWLKDNL, from the exons ATGGCCGCTGCCGCCGTCTCTTTCTCACtccttccttcttcttcactcACCTTTGTCTCCGACCGTCCCCACCTTGTTATTTCATCAAcaacttctctctcttcttcttcttcttcttcctcatctTCGTTCTTGTCCCACAAAAGCTTAATTTCCCTTCATTCGAAGCTTTATACGAGAAGGGTCTGTGGTAAACGCGGATTTGGGTCCGTGATTACTGCTTCTGGGGACTATTATGCCACTCTCGGTGTTCCCAAATCTGCCTCCGGTAAGGAAATTAAGGCTGCTTATCGAAAGTTAGCTCGACAG tacCATCCTGATGTCAACAAGCAACCTGGAGCAACTGAGAAGTTTAAAGAAATCAGTACTGCATATGAG GTGCTATCAGATGATAAAAAGCGAGCTTTGTATGATCAATATGGAGAAGCTGGGGTTAAGAGCACAGTAGGAGGAGGATCAAGTGCTTATACG ACTAATCCATTTGATTTATTCGAGACATTTTTTGGACCGAGTATGGGTGGATTCTCTGGTATGGACCAAGGTGGATTTGGAACACGCCGTCGTAGTACTGTTACTAAGGGTCAAGATATACG ATATGATATCACTTTAGAATTTTCGGAGGCTATATTTGGAGCAGAGAAAGAATTTGAACTTTCTCATCTGGAAACATGTGCAGCTTGCACTGGAACTGGAGCAAAATTAGGCTCCAAAAATAGGATATGTTCGACTTGTGGTGGGAGGGGTCAAGTTATGAGAACTGAGCAAACACCTTTTGGAATGTTTTCCCAG GTTTCTGTATGTCCAACTTGTAGTGGAGATGGTGAAGTCATTTCGGAATACTGTCGAAAATGTTCAGGCGAAGGACGCATTCGAGAGAAGAAAAACATTAAAGTTAAAATTCCACCTGGTGTTAGTACGGGCAGTATTCTGAGAGTTGCTGGAGAGGGTGATGTTGGACCAAAAGG GGGCCCTCCTGGAGATCTTTTTGTATATCTTGATGTGGCAGAGATTGCAGGAATTCAAAGAGATGGGATAAACCTCAATTCGACAATATCCATCAGTTATCTTGATGCCATCTTGGGGACTGTTGTTAAG GTAAAGACGGTTGAAGGAATGACTGAACTTCAAATTCCACCAGGTACCCAACCCGGGGATACTCTCGTTTTGTCAAAGAAAGGTGCACCAAAATTAAACAGACCATCAATACGtggtgatcatctgtttacaaTTAAGGTCTCCATTCCAAATCGTATTAG TTCCAAGGAGCGTGAATTGCTTGAAGAACTAGCTTTACTGAAAAATACCAACACCAGCCGACCAAGAACTCGCCCTCAACCTCGGCCAGCTAGTA CTAAGAGTACAGAAAGTCAAGCCGAGAGCAGCgaagagaaaaaagaagaatCAGGAGATCAGGATGACATTTTGCAGAAACTAAAGGATTTTGCCGG CTCTGTTGCAAATGGAGCTCTAAAATGGCTGAAAGACAACCTCTAG
- the LOC115707868 gene encoding signal recognition particle subunit SRP54 2, translating to MVLAQLGGSISRALQQMSNATVIDEKVLNECLNEISRALLQSDVQFKLVRDMQSNIKKIVNLDDLAAGHNKRKIIQQAIFNELCKMLDPGKPSFTLKKGKPSIVMFVGLQGSGKTTTCTKYAYYHQKKGWKPALVCADTFRAGAFDQLKQNATKAKIPFYGSYMESDPVKIAVEGVERFKKENCDLIIVDTSGRHKQEAALFEEMRQVSEATNPDLVVFVMDSSIGQAAFDQAQAFRQSVSVGAVIVTKMDGHAKGGGALSAVAATKSPVIFIGTGEHMDEFEVFDVKPFVSRLLGMGDWSGFMDKIHEVVPMDQQPELLQKLSEGNFTLRIMYEQFQNLMKMGPIGQVFSMLPGFSSELMPKGREKESQAKIKRYMTMMDSMTNEELDSTNPKLMNESRMMRIARGSGRPVREVMEMMEEYKRLAKVWSKMKGLKIPKKGEMSALSRNMNAQHMSKVLPPQMLKQIGGMGGLQSLMKQMGGNKDMMGMFGGGGGE from the exons ATGGTTTTAGCACAGTTAGGCGGGAGCATATCCCGCGCTCTTCAGCAGATGAGCAATGCCACTGTGATCGATGAGAAGGTCCTCAATGAATGTCTCAATGAGATCAGTCGCGCTCTGCTACAGTCCGATGTTCAATTCAAGCTCGTCCGTGATATGCAAAGCAATATCAAGAAGATTGTCAATTTGGATGACCTCGCTGCTGGTCACAACAAGCGCAAAATTATCCAGcaa GCTATATTTAATGAATTGTGCAAAATGTTGGATCCTGGAAAACCTTCTTTCACTCTTAAAAAAGGAAAACCGAGCATTGTAATGTTCGTTGGTTTGCAAG gGTCTGGAAAAACTACCACATGTACAAAGTATGCATACTACCACCAGAAAAAAGGTTGGAAGCCTGCTCTGGTGTGTGCTGATACTTTCCGAGCTGGTGCTTTTGATCAGCTGAAGCAGAATGCTACTAAAGCTAAGATTCCATTTTATGGAAG CTATATGGAGTCAGACCCTGTAAAAATTGCAGTTGAAGGTGTGGAAAGATTTAAGAAAGAAAACTGTGATCTTATAATTGTTGATACTAGTGGACGTCACAAGCAAGAAGCTGCTCTTTTTGAAGAAATGCGCCAAGTTTCTGAAGCTaca AACCCAGACCTTGTTGTATTTGTTATGGACAGCAGTATTGGTCAGGCAGCTTTTGATCAAGCTCAAGCGTTTAGACAAAGTGTTTCAGTTGGAGCTGTAATTGTCACCAAAATGGATGGCCATGCAAAGGGAGGTGGTGCTCTTAGTGC TGTTGCTGCAACAAAGAGTCCTGTTATATTTATTGGAACCGGAGAACATATGGATGAGTTTGAAGTTTTTGATGTCAAACCATTTGTCAGCCGACTCTTAG GAATGGGAGACTGGTCTGGATTTATGGACAAGATTCATGAAGTAGTACCAATGGATCAGCAGCCCGAGCTCCTACAAAAACTTTCAGAAGGAAATTTCACATTGAGGATTATGTATGAGCAGTTCCAGAACTTAATGAAAATGGGTCCAATTGGCCAG GTCTTCTCAATGCTTCCAGGGTTTAGTTCCGAATTAATGCCAAAAGGACGGGAAAAGGAGAGCCAGGCAAAAATTAAGCGGTACATGACAATGATGGATTCAATGACCAACGAAG AGTTGGATAGTACAAACCCTAAGCTTATGAATGAGTCCCGAATGATGCGGATAGCTAGAGGCTCTGGTCGCCCCGTTAGAGAAGTAATGGAGATGATGGAAGAGTACAAACGCCTTGCAAAGGTATGGAGCAAAATGAAGGGGCTTAAGATTCCTAAGAAGGGTGAAATGAGTGCTCTATCCAGGAATATGAATGCACAGCACATGAGCAAGGTACTCCCACCTCAGATGCTGAAGCAGATCGGCGGCATGGGTGGGTTGCAGAGCTTAATGAAGCAAATGGGCGGTAACAAAGACATGATGGGGATGTTCGGAGGAGGAGGAGGGGAGTAG
- the LOC115707867 gene encoding uncharacterized protein LOC115707867: MALSVAASATASVTASKLYGSTSHYSRRLSPPNKAMASTTTITKASFFVTALKQDKDTNDRAFTSKVQDLAYLGKLATGSIVGAGVIKYGSIVFPEITKPNLTQALFIILSPVIIAVLLLINQSRKDKPS, translated from the exons aTGGCATTGTCAGTAGCAGCATCAGCCACCGCTTCAGTCACGGCCTCCAAACTCTATGGCTCCACCTCCCACTACTCTCGGCGGCTAAGCCCACCAAACAAAGCCATGGCTTCCACCACCACCATAACCAAAGCCTCTTTCTTCGTCACAGCTCTAAAACAAGACAAAGATACCAATGACAGAGCTTTTACCTCGaag GTGCAGGATTTGGCTTATTTGGGGAAATTGGCAACTGGGTCTATCGTAGGTGCTGGTGTAATCAAGTATGGAAGCATAGTTTTCCCAGAAATAACCAAACCCAATCTCACCCAAGCTCTTTTCATCATACTTTCTCCTGTTATTATAGCTGTTTTGCTTCTAATCAATCAAAGTCGCAAAGACAAACCAAGCTAG
- the LOC115707870 gene encoding PX domain-containing protein EREX has protein sequence MNLYAHDLSLLDFNYGFSDSIDDSFSLRRTMLNSSFAHRDEDFYYDHRRTMKLHDAATRNSTAPPTHRHDGTSPLPLGMDWSPPPRKWEGRDSVWPHDPHSGWSYCCVIPSWTSMPKSRGSDPVVFYRVQVGIQSPEGVTTVRGILRRYNDFLKLFTELKKAFPSKKIPLAPPKKLLPIKSQEHLEQRRCSLEDWMEKLLSDIDLSRSFQIATFLELEAAVRSSFNDIDKQSSDGDSSTSGAVPPFLSQENSDMASNYGDEMSSEKSELRMTPEGEGRVVATDQISESITNVKLLRLNGTEFIPEPVDSRASGHSQRLSTESIGSDSISDADLPGDPRNAYTSIDADLRIPRDVVATFPVNERNKLNRVLITLQQRLATAKADMEDLIARLNQESAVRQYLTTKVKDLEVELETTKQTCIENIQHTVFSEKEKFTQMQWDVEELQSKCMKLELQLKSEEEGKTRAESTKELIMDENKMLSQELDAVKEQLHNFRKHHEGLESKSKAELKLLVKEVKSLRKSQSELKEELSKQMKEKLKLERVVEKEKKKAELADAANEKLLHECEILRSRLDECSVSFLVEEEDKLVLDTSLPSDTMDLLTTSDNRIGLLLAEAQLLAQDMENLDESHTDKVNDNVNTLRKSEDKLRQILTDTLVDNAILRKQVNSVIRCALRTSSKDNDNEEDTTSRRSVLSKFLEN, from the exons atgaatctCTACGCCCACGACCTCTCTCTTCTCGATTTCAATTATGGCTTCTCCGATTCCATCGACGATTCCTTCTCTCTTCGTCGAACTATGCTTAATTCATCCTTCGCTCATCGCGATGAAGATTTCTACTACGATCACCGCCGCACTATGAAATTGCATGATGCTGCCACCCGCAATTCTACTGCTCCTCCCACCCACCGCCACGATGGCACTTCGCCGCTTCCTTTGGGTATGGATTGGAGTCCTCCTCCTCGTAAATGG GAAGGACGGGACTCTGTTTGGCCACATGATCCTCATTCAGGATGGAGCTATTGTTGTGTAATTCCTTCTTGGACTTCTATGCCCAAATCAAGAGGTTCAGACCCTGTAGTG TTTTATAGGGTTCAAGTTGGTATACAATCACCAGAAGGTGTCACCACAGTAAGAGGGATATTACGAAGATATAATGATTTCTTAAAGCTTTTTACTGAA CTTAAAAAGGCATTTCCCTCAAAGAAGATACCTCTGGCTCCTCCAAAGAAGCTTCTACCGATAAAAAGCCAGGAACATTTGGAACAG CGAAGGTGTTCTTTGGAGGATTGGATGGAAAAGTTGTTATCAGACATTGATTTATCAAGAAGTTTCCAAATAGCAACCTTTCTTGAGCTTGAAGCTGCTGTGAGGTCTT CATTTAATGATATTGATAAGCAAAGTTCAGACGGAGATTCTTCTACTAGTGGTGCGGTTCCACCATTCTTGTCACAAGAGAACTCAGATATGGCATCAAATTATGGTGATGAGATGTCTTCTGAGAAATCTGAACTTAGAATGACGCCTGAAGGGGAAGGAAGAGTTGTAGCCACAGATCAAATAAGCGAGAGTATTACTAATGTTAAACTTCTTCGCCTCAATGGAACTGAGTTTATTCCAGAGCCAGTGGATTCCAGAGCTAGTGGCCATTCTCAGAGACTGTCAACAGAGAGTATAGGAAGTGATTCAATTAGTGATGCTGACCTTCCTGGAGATCCAAGAAATGCATATACTTCAATAGATGCAGATTTACGAATTCCTAGAGATGTAGTTGCTACCTTTCCAGTAAATGAGAGAAATAAATTGAACAGGGTCCTAATAACATTACAGCAGAGACTAGCCACAGCAAAAGCAGACATGGAAGATCTTATAGCGAGATTGAATCAAGAATCTGCCGTAAGACAGTATCTTACAACAAAG GTCAAGGATTTGGAAGTGGAACTCGAGACTACAAAGCAGACTTGTATTGAAAATATACAACATACTGTTTTCTCTGAAAAGGAAAAGTTTACTCAGATGCAGTGGGATGTGGAAGAACTTCAGAGTAAGTGCATGAAGTTGGAGTTACAACTCAAGTCAGAAGAG GAAGGGAAAACACGTGCAGAGTCAACAAAGGAGTTAATCATGGATGAGAATAAGATGTTATCACAGGAGTTGGATGCTGTTAAAGAGCAGCTTCATAATTTTCGGAAACATCATGAAGGCCTTGAGTCGAAATCAAAGGCAGAATTAAAGCTGCTTGTGAAAGAGGTGAAATCTCTTAGAAAGTCTCAGTCAGAACTGAAGGAAGAACTTAGTaaacaaatgaaagaaaaattgaaattagAG AGGGTTGttgaaaaggaaaagaaaaaggcaGAACTTGCAGATGCAGCTAATGAGAAACTGCTTCACGAATGCGAAATTCTTCGTAGTAGGCTTGATGAATGTAGTGTTAGTTTCCTTGTTGAAGAGGAAGATAAGTTAGTTTTGGACACTTCATTACCTTCTGACACTATGGATTTACTAACAACATCCGACAATCGAATCGGTCTTCTTCTTGCTGAG GCACAGCTTCTGGCCCAGGACATGGAAAATCTCGATGAGTCGCATACCGATAAAGTCAACGACAATGTCAACACTTTGAGGAAAAGTGAAGATAAGTTGAGGCAGATTCTAACAGATACACTAGTTGACAATGCCATATTAAGGAAGCAAGTCAACTCAGTTATACGATGTGCCCTGAGAACAAGTTCCAAAGATAATGACAATGAAGAGGATACCACTTCGAGGAGATCCGTTCTTAGCAAATTTTTAGAAAACTAA
- the LOC133034821 gene encoding uncharacterized protein LOC133034821, with translation MRHTLASLWQPGKGVYIKELDTNRYLFQFYHEIDVQTVIDGSPWTFNRMPLVFHRLKRGEDPRVVSLHEIDMWVQLHDLKYGFMSEWVVKHAGNYIGTFIKSDAKNFIGVWRDYLRVRVTVDINKPLKRRMKLIKQDGSWLWTTFKYEHVPTFCFVCGFIGHSERLLQGRRTTLSEHNGYVQGVRRRTVASAGGGRSPSMAGVQESFDPTIVRSDGTNFGSNGGANSGSNGGAIRVVNQGDNLGKNIMASNEDQGNKDDHDHVDIPIEDPILILDNKRRRTVKEILREVMT, from the exons ATGCGCCATACGTTGGCCTCTCTTTGGCAGCCTGGTAAGGGAGTTTATATTAAAGAGTTAGACACTAATAGATATCTCTTTCAATTCTACCATGAAATTGATGTTCAAACCGTTATTGATGGGAGTCCATGGACGTTCAACCGAATGCCGCTTGTGTTTCATCGACTGAAAAGAGGAGAGGACCCTAGGGTGGTTTCGCTGCATGAGATTGATATGTGGGTTCAGCTTCATGATCTAAAATATGGGTTTATGTCGGAATGGGTGGTTAAACATGCTGGGAATTACATAGGAACTTTTATCAAATCGGATGCGAAAAATTTTATTGGTGTTTGGCGTGACTATCTGAGGGTGCGGGTTACTGTTGACATCAACAAACCTTTGAAGAGACGTatgaagttgatcaaacaagATGGCTCTTGGCTTTGGACTACATTTAAGTACGAACATGTTCCTACATTCTGCTTTGTATGTGGTTTCATTGGCCATTCGGAAAG GCTGTTACAAGGAAGAAGAACTACCTTATCGGAGCACAATGGCTACGTTCAGGGCGTGAGGAGGAGGACGGTGGCCTCTGCAGGTGGTGGACGATCGCCAAGCATGGCTGGGGTGCAAGAATCTTTTGACCCTACAATCGTGCGATCTGATGGAACTAATTTTGGAAGTAATGGGGGAGCTAATTCTGGAAGTAATGGGGGAGCAATTCGGGTAGTAAATCAAGGTGATAATTTAGGAAAGAATATTATGGCTAGTAATGAGGATCAAGGCAATAAAGATGATCATGATCATGTGGACATTCCTATTGAAGATCCTATCCTAATATTGGACAATAAAAGGAGGCGTACGGTTAAGGAAATTTTGAGGGAGGTCATGACGTGA
- the LOC115707866 gene encoding uncharacterized protein LOC115707866 isoform X2 has translation MAAAAVSFSLLPSSSLTFVSDRPHLVISSTTSLSSSSSSSSSSFLSHKSLISLHSKLYTRRVCGKRGFGSVITASGDYYATLGVPKSASGKEIKAAYRKLARQYHPDVNKQPGATEKFKEISTAYEVLSDDKKRALYDQYGEAGVKSTVGGGSSAYTTNPFDLFETFFGPSMGGFSGMDQGGFGTRRRSTVTKGQDIRYDITLEFSEAIFGAEKEFELSHLETCAACTGTGAKLGSKNRICSTCGGRGQVMRTEQTPFGMFSQVSVCPTCSGDGEVISEYCRKCSGEGRIREKKNIKVKIPPGVSTGSILRVAGEGDVGPKGGPPGDLFVYLDVAEIAGIQRDGINLNSTISISYLDAILGTVVKVKTVEGMTELQIPPGTQPGDTLVLSKKGAPKLNRPSIRGDHLFTIKVSIPNRISSKERELLEELALLKNTNTSRPRTRPQPRPASKYRKSSREQRREKRRIRRSG, from the exons ATGGCCGCTGCCGCCGTCTCTTTCTCACtccttccttcttcttcactcACCTTTGTCTCCGACCGTCCCCACCTTGTTATTTCATCAAcaacttctctctcttcttcttcttcttcttcctcatctTCGTTCTTGTCCCACAAAAGCTTAATTTCCCTTCATTCGAAGCTTTATACGAGAAGGGTCTGTGGTAAACGCGGATTTGGGTCCGTGATTACTGCTTCTGGGGACTATTATGCCACTCTCGGTGTTCCCAAATCTGCCTCCGGTAAGGAAATTAAGGCTGCTTATCGAAAGTTAGCTCGACAG tacCATCCTGATGTCAACAAGCAACCTGGAGCAACTGAGAAGTTTAAAGAAATCAGTACTGCATATGAG GTGCTATCAGATGATAAAAAGCGAGCTTTGTATGATCAATATGGAGAAGCTGGGGTTAAGAGCACAGTAGGAGGAGGATCAAGTGCTTATACG ACTAATCCATTTGATTTATTCGAGACATTTTTTGGACCGAGTATGGGTGGATTCTCTGGTATGGACCAAGGTGGATTTGGAACACGCCGTCGTAGTACTGTTACTAAGGGTCAAGATATACG ATATGATATCACTTTAGAATTTTCGGAGGCTATATTTGGAGCAGAGAAAGAATTTGAACTTTCTCATCTGGAAACATGTGCAGCTTGCACTGGAACTGGAGCAAAATTAGGCTCCAAAAATAGGATATGTTCGACTTGTGGTGGGAGGGGTCAAGTTATGAGAACTGAGCAAACACCTTTTGGAATGTTTTCCCAG GTTTCTGTATGTCCAACTTGTAGTGGAGATGGTGAAGTCATTTCGGAATACTGTCGAAAATGTTCAGGCGAAGGACGCATTCGAGAGAAGAAAAACATTAAAGTTAAAATTCCACCTGGTGTTAGTACGGGCAGTATTCTGAGAGTTGCTGGAGAGGGTGATGTTGGACCAAAAGG GGGCCCTCCTGGAGATCTTTTTGTATATCTTGATGTGGCAGAGATTGCAGGAATTCAAAGAGATGGGATAAACCTCAATTCGACAATATCCATCAGTTATCTTGATGCCATCTTGGGGACTGTTGTTAAG GTAAAGACGGTTGAAGGAATGACTGAACTTCAAATTCCACCAGGTACCCAACCCGGGGATACTCTCGTTTTGTCAAAGAAAGGTGCACCAAAATTAAACAGACCATCAATACGtggtgatcatctgtttacaaTTAAGGTCTCCATTCCAAATCGTATTAG TTCCAAGGAGCGTGAATTGCTTGAAGAACTAGCTTTACTGAAAAATACCAACACCAGCCGACCAAGAACTCGCCCTCAACCTCGGCCAGCTAGTA AGTACAGAAAGTCAAGCCGAGAGCAGCgaagagaaaaaagaagaatCAGGAGATCAGGATGA
- the LOC115707871 gene encoding zinc finger BED domain-containing protein DAYSLEEPER — protein MDALLVPTDNNELLGSDILPNKRRRKKSIVWEHFVVKKVDAEHIRAYCKQCEKSFAYITGSKLAGTSHLKRHIALGICPVTRQKNQLMTGTPGPRSVVTEPPKRRYRTSPVFPTFIFDQDRCCHEIAKMIVLHEYPLHMVEQPAFIEFIRTLQPQFKMPSFNTVQGDCVDMYLKEKQSLLNLVNRIPGRVSLALDLWVSNQDLGYVFVTGHFIDGDWNLHRRILNVIMVPSPDSPESFSQAVVSCLSDWHLEGRLFTLTLDQSFVNETAFDNLRGFLSVKNHILLNGQLLVGNCFARVLSNIAQDALGIMREVICKIRENVKYVKTSETHEDKFLELKQQLQVPSMKDLVIDDQTKWNTTYHMLVAACELQEVFACLDTSDPDYKITPSIDEWRQVEILCMYLKYLYDAANILTAPTYPTANVFFPEASKIQMDLFQASMCDDPFISYLTRPLHEKFDKYWSNCCLVLAVAVVMDPRFKMKLVEFTFSKIYGENAETWIRIVDDGIHELFIEYMTQMLALPEVMMEEVDDSMIKSEPPHDICHDHEGPYISTGDGLSDFEIYISEITSSHQMKSELDQYLEESLLPRVQEFDVLSWWNQNRLKYPTLSRMASDILSIPVSSVAPECVFDTQIKRMDKYRSTLHPVTVEALICAKDWLQFGSSTQTPSPTFEVTNAIVKMEF, from the coding sequence ATGGATGCCCTTTTAGTACCCACTGATAACAATGAGCTTCTAGGCTCTGATATATTGCCTAATAAGCGTAGAAGGAAGAAATCTATTGTTTGGGAGCACTTTGTGGTCAAAAAAGTTGATGCTGAACACATTAGGGCCTATTGTAAACAGTGCGAAAAGTCTTTTGCTTACATTACTGGCTCGAAGCTGGCAGGAACCAGCCATCTTAAACGTCATATTGCCTTGGGGATCTGTCCAGTAACTCGTCAGAAAAATCAACTAATGACTGGTACACCTGGCCCAAGATCTGTTGTTACTGAACCCCCAAAGAGACGTTATAGGACAAGCCCTGTTTTCCCAACCTTCATTTTTGACCAAGACCGCTGTTGTCATGAGATTGCCAAGATGATAGTTCTGCATGAATATCCACTCCATATGGTAGAACAACCTGCTTTTATTGAATTCATTCGGACTCTTCAACCCCAGTTCAAAATGCCAAGCTTCAATACTGTTCAAGGTGATTGTGTGGATATGTACCTGAAAGAGAAGCAAAGCCTTTTGAATCTTGTGAATAGAATCCCTGGAAGAGTCAGCCTTGCCTTGGATTTATGGGTTTCAAATCAAGACCTGGGGTATGTTTTCGTGACAGGCCACTTCATTGATGGTGACTGGAATTTACACCGCCGCATTCTAAATGTTATAATGGTACCATCTCCTGATTCTCCGGAGTCTTTTAGTCAAGCTGTCGTGTCTTGCCTGTCAGATTGGCATTTAGAAGGTCGGTTGTTTACCTTGACTCTTGACCAATCCTTTGTGAATGAAACTGCATTTGATAATCTAAGAGGCTTTCTTTCTGTCAAGAACCATATCCTGCTCAATGGTCAATTATTGGTTGGAAATTGCTTTGCTCGTGTTCTTAGTAACATCGCCCAAGATGCTTTGGGGATCATGAGAGAAGTTATTTGTAAAATACGTGAAAATGTAAAGTACGTCAAAACTTCGGAAACTCACGAAGACAAGTTTTTAGAGCTGAAGCAACAACTCCAAGTTCCTAGCATGAAGGACCTTGTAATCGATGACCAAACTAAATGGAACACTACATATCATATGCTGGTGGCAGCTTGTGAATTACAAGAAGTATTTGCTTGCTTAGATACCTCGGACCCTGACTACAAGATAACTCCTTCAATAGATGAATGGAGACAGGTAGAAATTCTCTGCATGTACCTGAAATATTTGTATGACGCGGCTAATATTTTAACTGCCCCAACATACCCTACTGCAAATGtcttttttcctgaagcctcaAAAATTCAGATGGATTTATTTCAAGCTTCCATGTGTGATGATCCTTTTATCAGCTACTTGACCAGACCTTTACATGAGAAGTTTGATAAATATTGGAGTAATTGTTGCCTGGTTTTAGCAGTTGCTGTGGTTATGGATCCAAGGTTCAAAATGAAACTTGTGGAGTTTACATTCTCCAAGATTTACGGTGAGAATGCTGAGACATGGATTAGAATTGTCGATGATGGCATCCATGAACTCTTTATCGAATATATGACACAAATGTTAGCTTTACCAGAAGTGATGATGGAAGAAGTAGATGATAGCATGATCAAATCAGAGCCACCTCATGATATTTGTCATGATCATGAAGGTCCTTATATTTCTACTGGGGATGGGCTTTCGGATTTTGAAATCTACATCTCTGAGATTACAAGTAGCCATCAAATGAAGTCAGAATTAGATCAGTATCTAGAAGAGTCTCTTCTACCTCGGGTACAAGAGTTCGATGTTCTGAGTTGGTGGAATCAGAACAGATTAAAATACCCTACTCTATCTAGGATGGCTTCTGATATTTTGTCAATACCAGTATCTAGTGTTGCTCCTGAATGTGTTTTTGACACCCAAATAAAGAGAATGGACAAGTACCGGAGTACGTTGCATCCAGTGACAGTTGAGGCCCTTATTTGTGCCAAGGATTGGCTCCAATTCGGGTCATCAACACAAACACCCTCACCAACTTTTGAGGTTACTAATGCAATTGTGAAAATGGAATTTTAG